Proteins found in one Zea mays cultivar B73 chromosome 1, Zm-B73-REFERENCE-NAM-5.0, whole genome shotgun sequence genomic segment:
- the LOC100285964 gene encoding 50S ribosomal protein L6, chloroplastic-like isoform X1 yields the protein MASISPSLHHPCNSRTGFLGKTHGTRPRLFSAGRVGFVRTLVECKESRIGKQPIEVPPNVTLTLEEQFVKAKGPLGELSLSFPGDVKIVKEESGNLRVYKTAETKRANQMHGLFRSSKQKHLRQGHMQAGTTRRTLTDNIIVGVSKGFDKKLQLVGVGYRAAVEGNDLVMNLGFSHPVRMAIPEGLAVKVEENTRITVSGYDKSAIGQFAATIKKWRPPEPYKGKGIRYMDEVVRRKEGKAGKKK from the exons ATGGCGTCCATCTCCCCTTCCCTCCATCACCCTTG CAATTCTAGAACTGGCTTCCTTGGAAAGACACACGGGACTCGTCCTCGTCTTTTCTCTGCTGGAAGAGTTGGATTTGTCAGAACACTAGTGGAGTGCAAGGAATCTAGAATTGGAAAGCAGCCCATTGAAGTCCCACCGAATGTTACTCTCACATTAGAAGAGCAGTTTGTCAAAGCTAAGGGCCCACTAGGGGAATTATCTCTCAGCTTCCCAGGTGATGTGAAGATTGTGAAAGAAGAATCCGGTAACCTGAGAGTTTATAAGACTGCAGAGACCAAGCGGGCGAACCAGATGCACGGTCTTTTCAG gtcctctaagcaaaaacaccttcggcaaggccATATGCAAGCAGGCACAACACGAAG AACATTGACAGACAACATCATCGTTGGTGTGTCGAAAGGATTCGATAAGAAGCTTCAGCTAGTGGGCGTCGGGTATCGTGCGGCGGTGGAGGGCAACGATCTCGTGATGAACCTGGGATTCTCCCACCCTGTTCGGATGGCCATTCCTGAAGGCCTGGCGGTCAAGGTGGAGGAGAACACAAGGATCACCGTGAGCGGCTATGACAAGAGCGCGATCGGTCAGTTTGCTGCTACCATAAAGAAGTGGAGGCCACCTGAGCCATACAAGGGAAAGGGTATCAGATATATGGATGAAGTTGTCCGAAGGAAGGAAGGAAAAGCCGGAAAGAAGAAATAG
- the LOC100285964 gene encoding 50S ribosomal protein L6, chloroplastic-like has product MASISPSLHHPCNSRTGFLGKTHGTRPRLFSAGRVGFVRTLVECKESRIGKQPIEVPPNVTLTLEEQFVKAKGPLGELSLSFPGDVKIVKEESGNLRVYKTAETKRANQMHGLFRTLTDNIIVGVSKGFDKKLQLVGVGYRAAVEGNDLVMNLGFSHPVRMAIPEGLAVKVEENTRITVSGYDKSAIGQFAATIKKWRPPEPYKGKGIRYMDEVVRRKEGKAGKKK; this is encoded by the exons ATGGCGTCCATCTCCCCTTCCCTCCATCACCCTTG CAATTCTAGAACTGGCTTCCTTGGAAAGACACACGGGACTCGTCCTCGTCTTTTCTCTGCTGGAAGAGTTGGATTTGTCAGAACACTAGTGGAGTGCAAGGAATCTAGAATTGGAAAGCAGCCCATTGAAGTCCCACCGAATGTTACTCTCACATTAGAAGAGCAGTTTGTCAAAGCTAAGGGCCCACTAGGGGAATTATCTCTCAGCTTCCCAGGTGATGTGAAGATTGTGAAAGAAGAATCCGGTAACCTGAGAGTTTATAAGACTGCAGAGACCAAGCGGGCGAACCAGATGCACGGTCTTTTCAG AACATTGACAGACAACATCATCGTTGGTGTGTCGAAAGGATTCGATAAGAAGCTTCAGCTAGTGGGCGTCGGGTATCGTGCGGCGGTGGAGGGCAACGATCTCGTGATGAACCTGGGATTCTCCCACCCTGTTCGGATGGCCATTCCTGAAGGCCTGGCGGTCAAGGTGGAGGAGAACACAAGGATCACCGTGAGCGGCTATGACAAGAGCGCGATCGGTCAGTTTGCTGCTACCATAAAGAAGTGGAGGCCACCTGAGCCATACAAGGGAAAGGGTATCAGATATATGGATGAAGTTGTCCGAAGGAAGGAAGGAAAAGCCGGAAAGAAGAAATAG